A section of the Sporomusaceae bacterium FL31 genome encodes:
- the eutC gene encoding ethanolamine ammonia-lyase light chain codes for MEEEFIGDIAATDYTGRSTVDRPKDQESCIRLKKSTNARICVGRAGDRVKTETLLRFRADHAVAMDAVWSTVDEKIIDQLGFYKVKTLAKDKEQYITRPDLGRRFSSETIAGIKRNCSASPVVQILVADGLSSPAINANIADIYPVIVDGVTANGHALGIPIFIKYGRVATMDQISEALAAKVTVLLVGERPGLATGESMSSYMAYESSPLKPESQRNVISNIHRKGIPPVEAGAQIVQLVEVLLREQNSGVTLKI; via the coding sequence ATGGAAGAAGAATTTATTGGCGATATAGCGGCCACTGATTATACGGGCAGGAGCACTGTAGATCGGCCAAAGGACCAGGAAAGCTGTATCCGGCTTAAAAAATCTACGAATGCCCGTATTTGCGTAGGCCGGGCTGGAGATCGGGTCAAGACTGAAACCTTGCTTCGATTTCGGGCTGATCATGCGGTAGCAATGGATGCGGTGTGGTCAACTGTCGATGAAAAAATCATTGATCAACTTGGTTTTTATAAGGTTAAAACTTTAGCTAAAGATAAAGAACAATATATTACCAGGCCAGATTTAGGTCGCAGATTTTCATCTGAAACAATTGCAGGAATTAAAAGAAACTGCAGTGCCAGTCCGGTGGTGCAAATTCTTGTGGCTGACGGTTTGAGCTCCCCTGCGATTAATGCGAATATTGCCGATATTTATCCGGTTATTGTGGATGGAGTAACGGCCAATGGCCATGCATTGGGAATACCCATTTTTATCAAATATGGCCGGGTGGCTACTATGGATCAAATTAGTGAAGCTCTTGCAGCCAAAGTGACGGTATTACTTGTTGGGGAAAGGCCAGGATTAGCAACTGGCGAAAGCATGAGCTCGTATATGGCTTATGAATCAAGTCCGTTGAAACCGGAGTCACAGCGGAATGTTATTTCCAATATTCATAGGAAAGGAATTCCGCCAGTAGAGGCTGGTGCTCAGATTGTTCAGTTGGTTGAAGTGCTGCTGCGCGAACAAAACAGTGGTGTTACGCTGAAGATATAA
- the eutA gene encoding ethanolamine ammonia-lyase: MVFLIRIDKTRELINCRVKREFLSVGIDIGTTTTQVIFSKITVESKITALVASEVKIAQTDIVYKSRVHFTPLLSREVIDMVSLKAIVSSEYQAAAVRKGAIATGAIIITGETARKENAEEVLRELAEFAGDFVVATAGPDLEGILAGCGAGARDQSKIFTDHVINFDIGGGTTNAAVFFDGEVIDSFALDIGGRLIQLDSGGRITYISDKLKSVISGLRLKLLVGEIPTVKQLRRLTDFLAAGLIAITENKPINPDIGSLFIHHRHKGLVPNYMMFSGGVAEFIYGNVSVTTLQEIRQFGDIGPLLGQSIRAAFEQYRSRFLLPKEKIRATAVGAGSHSVKISGSTIVCNEAVLPLKNIPIIQAGHAKSEIADICSAIRARSGLYKVTNAAIAFQGPACPTYDEIKELARVIIAVNAHSNEAIIVVVENDFAKALGQTINILTKNSKPVICLDKIKVDCGDYIDIGKPIGNVVPVIIKTMIFKN; this comes from the coding sequence ATGGTATTCCTCATTAGAATTGATAAAACAAGGGAGTTGATCAACTGCAGGGTGAAAAGGGAATTTTTAAGTGTGGGAATTGATATTGGCACAACGACAACTCAGGTCATTTTTAGTAAAATTACGGTGGAAAGCAAGATAACGGCTTTGGTGGCTTCTGAGGTAAAGATTGCTCAAACTGATATTGTATACAAAAGTAGAGTCCATTTTACACCGCTGCTTTCCCGCGAAGTTATCGATATGGTCAGTCTAAAAGCAATTGTAAGCAGCGAGTATCAGGCAGCGGCTGTTCGAAAAGGAGCTATCGCCACAGGTGCTATTATTATAACTGGCGAAACAGCGCGCAAAGAAAATGCAGAAGAAGTCTTACGTGAGCTTGCTGAGTTTGCCGGCGATTTTGTTGTGGCTACAGCCGGTCCTGATTTAGAAGGAATTTTAGCTGGGTGTGGCGCTGGTGCACGTGATCAGTCCAAAATCTTCACTGATCATGTGATAAACTTTGATATTGGCGGTGGCACTACCAATGCGGCAGTGTTTTTTGACGGGGAGGTCATTGATTCTTTTGCACTGGATATTGGCGGCAGATTAATTCAGCTTGATTCCGGCGGGCGGATTACTTATATTTCTGACAAGTTAAAGTCTGTGATTAGCGGTTTGCGGCTGAAGTTGTTGGTGGGCGAAATTCCAACAGTTAAGCAATTAAGGCGGTTAACTGATTTTTTGGCTGCAGGTCTTATCGCGATTACTGAAAACAAGCCGATCAATCCAGATATAGGAAGCTTATTTATTCATCATAGACATAAAGGCTTAGTGCCTAACTATATGATGTTTTCCGGTGGCGTTGCTGAGTTTATCTATGGCAATGTTTCCGTCACTACGTTGCAGGAAATCCGGCAATTTGGTGATATTGGCCCTTTGCTGGGACAGTCAATACGAGCAGCTTTTGAACAATATCGCAGTCGATTTTTGCTGCCAAAGGAAAAAATAAGGGCAACCGCAGTTGGTGCTGGCAGCCATTCAGTAAAAATAAGTGGTAGTACTATTGTGTGTAACGAGGCTGTATTGCCATTAAAAAATATTCCAATTATTCAGGCTGGTCATGCTAAAAGTGAAATTGCCGATATCTGCAGTGCTATCCGGGCGCGAAGTGGGTTATATAAAGTAACAAACGCAGCTATTGCTTTCCAGGGGCCTGCTTGTCCTACGTATGATGAAATAAAAGAACTGGCCAGAGTAATCATTGCTGTTAATGCTCATAGTAACGAAGCCATTATTGTCGTTGTCGAAAATGATTTTGCCAAAGCCTTGGGTCAGACCATCAATATATTAACTAAGAATTCCAAGCCAGTCATTTGCCTGGATAAAATCAAAGTCGATTGCGGTGATTATATTGATATCGGTAAGCCAATTGGCAATGTAGTGCCGGTGATTATCAAGACGATGATTTTTAAAAACTAA
- a CDS encoding ethanolamine transporter has protein sequence MILKTKLFGSIYRFKDVKEVLAKANEEKSGDNLAGIAATSTAERVAAKVVLSELTLEELRNNPVIPYEADEVTRVIQDAVVTDSYNQIKSMTVGEFREFILKSNSSSLAAIRDGLTAEMIAGVTKLMSNLDLVYAAKKLRVTATCNTTIGKPGTLSSRLQPNHPTDDIGGVMASVMEGISYGVGDAVIGLNPVVDSIESITALLRQFKEFMTKWEIPTQNCILAHVTTQMEALKRGAPMDLMFQSLAGSQKSNEAFGIHVRLMDEAYQLMQSRKCSAGENFMYFETGQGSELSSEGHNDADQVTMEARCYGLAKRYHPFLVNTVVGFIGPEYLYDGRQMIRAGLEDHFMGKLTGLPMGVDVCYTNHMKADQNDLENLAMILAAGDCTYFMGIPGGDDVMLMYQTTSYHDMAALRELTGKTPIKEFAERMERLGIMTEGRLTAQAGDPSLFTV, from the coding sequence ATGATTTTAAAAACAAAACTATTTGGCAGCATATACCGGTTCAAAGATGTAAAAGAGGTATTAGCAAAAGCGAATGAGGAGAAATCAGGCGATAATTTAGCCGGTATTGCGGCGACAAGTACGGCGGAAAGAGTAGCTGCCAAAGTGGTACTCTCTGAGCTGACGCTGGAAGAACTGCGTAATAACCCGGTTATTCCTTATGAAGCCGATGAAGTAACCCGAGTGATTCAGGATGCAGTTGTGACTGATTCTTATAATCAAATAAAATCGATGACGGTTGGCGAATTTAGAGAGTTTATTTTAAAAAGTAACAGTTCATCACTGGCAGCAATTCGGGATGGTTTAACAGCTGAAATGATTGCCGGTGTGACTAAGCTTATGAGCAATTTGGATTTAGTTTATGCAGCTAAAAAACTAAGGGTTACCGCAACTTGCAATACTACGATTGGTAAGCCCGGAACTTTATCATCCCGGTTGCAGCCAAATCACCCGACTGATGACATCGGTGGTGTTATGGCCTCAGTCATGGAGGGGATTAGTTATGGTGTCGGAGATGCCGTTATTGGTTTGAATCCGGTTGTTGACAGTATTGAGAGTATTACGGCTCTTTTAAGACAGTTTAAAGAATTTATGACGAAATGGGAAATTCCAACCCAAAATTGTATTTTGGCTCATGTGACTACCCAGATGGAAGCCTTGAAAAGAGGAGCCCCAATGGATTTAATGTTTCAAAGTCTGGCTGGTTCACAAAAATCTAATGAAGCTTTTGGTATTCATGTCAGGTTAATGGACGAAGCCTATCAATTGATGCAGTCCAGGAAATGCTCGGCAGGAGAAAACTTTATGTATTTTGAAACAGGGCAGGGATCAGAACTATCGTCGGAAGGCCATAATGATGCTGATCAGGTTACTATGGAAGCACGCTGCTATGGTTTGGCAAAGCGGTATCACCCGTTTTTAGTTAATACTGTTGTCGGCTTTATTGGACCGGAATATTTATATGATGGCCGTCAGATGATTAGAGCGGGACTGGAAGATCACTTTATGGGAAAATTAACGGGTTTGCCAATGGGCGTGGATGTTTGTTATACCAATCATATGAAAGCCGACCAAAATGATCTGGAAAATCTGGCTATGATTCTGGCTGCTGGTGATTGTACTTATTTCATGGGTATCCCTGGCGGTGATGATGTTATGCTCATGTATCAGACTACTAGTTATCATGATATGGCTGCCTTGCGCGAGCTTACTGGAAAAACACCGATAAAAGAATTTGCCGAACGAATGGAAAGACTAGGGATTATGACGGAAGGCCGTCTGACTGCTCAGGCTGGTGACCCCTCGCTATTTACAGTTTAG
- a CDS encoding sodium:solute symporter family protein has translation MNIPLIIVSIYIASLFAISYYAKKRSSGSATNYVLAGRQLTTPLITVSIVGLAVGGASTIGVAEQAYKVGLSAGWYTTAWGIGAIVMGMLVAKKYRELNITTIPELLGRYYDKRGMIAGVACQIVIQLVVMSLQYIAGGSILCALVPEVFTFTSGVLTSAVVFISITAIGGMWSASLCNILNVSLKYIGIILATIFSINHAGGIESIKIQLPPNVPYLDLFAGVGLLGILSWIIVLVTVNLSLQSIIQISLGAKDVQTARRGFIIGGLMMLPIGFVSAMMGVIAKTMFPDVSPAMALPMTIMSLNPILAGITLAALWAADVSTACSLLLSSATLFSQDIYKKFINPTVSEKHFLTITKGSVVVLGLLTLLFAMTISGIINTLMIGLSLTAAFSITVLFTLFAPGLCRKSSAFFTIITGLVVLILWQTVPAVRIFPHVIYLEWLTCLGAFLLTYLLDQAPINFQSPDQAKA, from the coding sequence ATGAATATTCCATTAATTATTGTCTCAATTTATATCGCTTCACTATTTGCAATCAGCTATTACGCTAAGAAGCGGTCTAGCGGCAGCGCAACCAATTATGTTCTTGCCGGAAGACAACTAACAACCCCTTTAATAACTGTATCAATTGTCGGTTTGGCAGTAGGTGGAGCTTCAACAATCGGAGTAGCTGAACAAGCCTACAAAGTTGGCTTATCTGCAGGCTGGTATACAACGGCCTGGGGCATTGGAGCCATCGTTATGGGTATGCTTGTCGCAAAAAAATATCGTGAATTAAATATTACGACAATTCCTGAACTTCTGGGTCGCTACTATGATAAACGAGGCATGATTGCCGGAGTAGCTTGCCAAATCGTTATTCAATTGGTAGTCATGTCACTGCAATATATAGCAGGTGGCAGCATACTATGTGCATTAGTGCCTGAAGTATTTACTTTTACTTCCGGAGTATTAACAAGTGCTGTTGTTTTCATTAGCATAACAGCTATTGGTGGAATGTGGTCAGCAAGTCTATGCAATATTTTAAATGTTAGTTTAAAATATATCGGAATTATATTGGCCACTATTTTCAGCATTAATCATGCTGGTGGTATTGAAAGCATCAAGATTCAGCTTCCGCCCAACGTTCCTTATCTCGATTTATTTGCTGGTGTTGGCCTGCTAGGCATTTTAAGCTGGATTATTGTTCTCGTTACTGTTAATTTGTCTTTACAAAGTATCATTCAAATCTCGCTTGGTGCTAAAGACGTCCAAACAGCCCGCCGTGGTTTTATCATTGGCGGTTTGATGATGCTTCCCATCGGTTTTGTTAGTGCCATGATGGGCGTTATTGCCAAAACTATGTTTCCTGATGTCAGTCCGGCGATGGCTTTACCAATGACCATCATGTCATTAAATCCAATATTGGCCGGAATAACACTGGCAGCCTTATGGGCAGCTGACGTCTCAACAGCTTGCAGTTTATTGCTTAGTTCAGCCACACTATTTTCACAGGATATTTATAAAAAATTCATTAACCCTACTGTAAGTGAGAAGCACTTCCTGACTATAACCAAAGGATCGGTAGTTGTATTAGGGCTATTAACCCTGCTATTTGCAATGACCATTAGCGGAATTATCAATACACTGATGATTGGCCTTAGTCTTACTGCCGCTTTCAGTATTACCGTCTTATTTACACTTTTTGCACCAGGCCTATGCCGGAAGAGTTCTGCTTTCTTCACCATCATAACCGGTTTAGTAGTTCTTATCCTCTGGCAAACCGTTCCGGCAGTTCGTATTTTTCCTCACGTAATCTATCTGGAATGGCTAACTTGTCTTGGTGCTTTTCTCTTAACTTACTTATTGGATCAAGCCCCCATCAATTTTCAATCCCCTGATCAGGCGAAAGCTTAA